GGCGACGAACCTGTCCAACCCGAAGGCGATCCTCTTCTTCGGCGCAATCTTCGCCCAGTTCGCGCACGTGGGGTGGTGGGCGGTGCCGATGATGGTGGTCACCGGGGTCATCTGGTTCGCGGGGTTCGCCCTGGCAGTGCGGGCGATGGCGGCCAAGATCGAGCGGTACAGCAGGTGGATCGACGCGGTCACCGGCGGCATCTTTATCCTGCTTGCGGCATGGATGCTGTGGGAGGGCCTACACTTCGGCGCATGAACGAGACCAAAGTAGCAGTAGTCACCGGCGGGTCAGCAGGCATCGGCGAGGCAACGTGTCGTGCGTTGGCGAGCGACGGTTGGGAGGTCGTCGTCGCGGCGCGGCGCGTGGACCGGTGCGAGGCGCTTGCCGACGAGATCGGCGGCCGAGCAATCCACCTCGACGTCACGGATCCGGAAAGCGTGGCGAAACTCAACGAGCTGGAGCGCGTGGACTTGCTGGTCAACAACGCCGGCGGCGCGAAGGGGACGGACTACCTGCGGGATGCGGACGACGCGGACTGGGAGTGGATGCTCGAGACGAATGTGATGGGCACGATGCGGGTGACCAGAGCGTTGTACCCGCAGCTCAAGGCGTCGGAGGGGCTCGTGATCAACATCGGTTCGGTGGCGGGCACGGACGCGTACAAGGGCGGGTCCGGCTACAACGCGGCGAAGTACGGCCTGCGCGGCATGACTAGGGCGATGCGCAGGGAGGAGGCGGAAAACAACATCCGCGTCTGCGAGATCGATCCGGGCCGGGTACAGACTGATTTTGCGCTCAACAGGTTCAGCGGCGACGAGGAACGCGCTCGGAAGGTCTACGAGGGCAACGTCAACCTGACCGCAGAGGACATCGCGGAGGCGGTGCGGTGGGTGGCGAGTCTGCCGAAGCGGGTGAACATCGA
Above is a genomic segment from Corynebacterium lujinxingii containing:
- a CDS encoding SDR family oxidoreductase encodes the protein MNETKVAVVTGGSAGIGEATCRALASDGWEVVVAARRVDRCEALADEIGGRAIHLDVTDPESVAKLNELERVDLLVNNAGGAKGTDYLRDADDADWEWMLETNVMGTMRVTRALYPQLKASEGLVINIGSVAGTDAYKGGSGYNAAKYGLRGMTRAMRREEAENNIRVCEIDPGRVQTDFALNRFSGDEERARKVYEGNVNLTAEDIAEAVRWVASLPKRVNIDTMSIMPVDQADR